CTCGAAGTGGCGCCAATATTTATTGGGAAAACACTCTATGATCATTACTTATGATCGGTCTTTAATGTTCTTCAAGAACTGCCGTTTGCTGAACGCTAGGCTGACAAGGTAGATTTTGTTTCTACAACAGTTGATTTCGAAATCGTACATTGCAAGGGCAACGAGAATATGTGAGTTGATGTGCAACATCCGTAAGGTCAAGCGGAATCTGGGGACAAATGTACACTTTTGATCCTGGCCACACTTACCCCGGCAGAACAACAACTTAGGTCAGTGTTAAAACAACTGAATAATGCACAAAAGGAGGATTCGCTCATTTAATTAAATGTtgttatttattcattttaaaCCTCTCAAAAgcttttgttgatttttagaTAATGAGGAAGGAATCATGCCAATGTTACATAGAAAATAAAACCAATGCTTACCTGCTGTTAAAAGGCGAAAGTCAAGGCAGGGCCCATTTTGTTCATTACCAAAGATTTGTAACCTGCCTTGTTCATATGCCTCATTGATTATAGCACATTTCGTACAGCATTGTTTAATCAGATCCTGCAATTCATCGTAGGTGATATCGTTCAAAGCTGGCTTTATATTAGCACAGAgtaaaacttttgttttttgaATTAAAAGTTGTCTGACTAGGGGTAGAATTCCTAGCACAATATCTATCCCAGAATTATCAGTAAAAATGGTAGCACATTGGTGCGCCGGTTCctgcaaataaattaaatgattatCAATGGAACAAAAGCATTATTTTTGGCGATCGTATCTAAACAATGATTACCAATGAGTTCCGTGGAATGTAcctttttttactttatttatgtgattttttatgaagTATAAGTTCATCACATAGGGATGTACCTTTCAAATACATATGAAGAGAACATACCTGCGTCCTGTCCAACCATTGATCTAAACAATCGATCAGCCACGGTCGTTTTTGAATCTGGTCAAGAGCTTCTTCAAGACCAAAATTAGCATCATTCTCCAGTATTTGAGCAACAGCCTGTGCTCCCCAGTCAAACATATTAcctgcaattttttttaactgagATTTCCATCCTTTCTCTGGGGTCACTTTTTACGCGGGTGGATTTAATCAATTTATCGGCTCAACTAAATTtctactgcctgtaatcgcatatttctcccatctttgctgggtttcctattcatatgggacaaatatgcgattacaggcagtcaATCACAGCTTGTTAAATACCAcctattttttcgattttttgtggattttttcgtggggttaactcaatgtttcattaaatccATAATCCAGGAACAAGCAACAACAAACCGCGTagaaagcgaccccagtgtacaGTGTTTTTAAGTATAGCATAAGAGTCCTAATtacacagttttttttatttctgcagctcgggcAAATCCGGACAACCGTCTATTTAGCAACATTAAGAAAAGATGTTCcggcaaaaatatgtttgttagCTAATTTCCAGCTCGAATTTCTGCAATGAAACGTGAATTTAACAGAAATCTCGGCTGTTTGCTAATAGCTTGGCTGTGCAAATCTTGGTAAAACCTccaaaaataactgatattccgatgaaaaaatatgttttcttacACTCCATATAGATAACAACAATTGTTTGAAAAAATTTTACATGGAGGAGGGGGCTGATTACGTAATTAGTATATGGTCTTATACCAGGGACCTCAAGAAATTTGATTTAAGTTTTCAGATTTGAATCAAGGCACCCGTTAAAAGATTAATATATAAATCAGCATGGTTACTGTTCCTTTGTAGAAATTTATGTCGATGCCAAGATattaattataaattttaaagcATAAATAGAACATTAAATTGTTGTTAAGGAATTTGAAAAATAgcctaaataatctgattgcatGAAAATCAAAATGACAGCCGTTTTACATATATTCCACATTCACCATTACGAACTTGAATTGCTATTCTATTTTGCATTCCTGATTCAAgatagcaaaaacaaaaaaacaatcttATCTTAAATATCATAAAGAAAGATAAACAAGATATCACATTACCTGCCAGCACGCCCTTTATAATCTCAGTCCATTTGGTTCTAGTATCTACTATTTGGTCGATGTATTGGAGCCTAGAACTGAGTTTCTTAATGGATGCTTTATTTTCTACACGTTTCTGCTCTTTCCACGGATCATCAAATCCAAAGCGCCTCAACGATGTTTCATTCAATTCTAACAAGTCTCTGATCGATAGAGGCTTCGGTGTTCTGTAAAATAAAATGCTTTAAATTGAAACTATATACAGATAAGTGAAATGAACGTACAAACCGGATTTATCTTGTTGAAGCTGCTGCAGTTGGTCCAAATAGTACGTACGAAACTGGGCAGCACGATCCACGGCAGTAGGATCTGCATGTTGGCTTTTGGCCGCCTGTTGTTCGAACTTCATTACAAGCCGGTTGAAACACTTGAACCAATAAGCTTTAGCTTCGCTATCTAGGCTGAGATCAAGAGTATCTGGACAATAATTATCAACATCTTGCAAAAGTCGAAATCGGACCGGTAAGGACATTATAAAACTGTACTTCGACAGGTTGATGGTACAATGAGAATATGTAAGCTGTTgcaagaaaaataaagaattttagttttcaaataccgtcacaaaaataataacaaaccatACTGAGTTTATCGTAGCAGTCGCAGGCAACAGAATTTGACAACCAGTCGCTCATCAATGACAATACCTACAGTGAAGGAAGTTCGTTGTTGCTTTAcctgattttcatgaaaataaaCTTACACGGCGTATCTATAGTCACTGTAAAGATTACACTGGAGTAGGTTTTACGCGGTTTGATTTTGTGTATTTCTGGCCTTAGGGTACAATTCGCATTGACAGAGCAGCGCTGCTGCAATCTAGTGTAGatggacgtgtgcgtgaaatcactgtattTGGAGTATTGGACGAGGCGGAGATAGAAAGTatattttaaaacgattttataatgttttgttctattattatcaggggtttttttatgactgattttgctcaaatttggcctaaacattcttcgcatatcaaagaatattgtggccaaatttcataaaatttggtcgacaaaaacccccctgacaataatagaacaaaacctgccaaagccgtcatttcccctatacgTAGggtaagaatttttgaaaactacatgttagagtaaaatcagcagtgattcaaatcgttcggggctgtcagtttgaatatgaatctgaaatattcattttcccagcagctgttgtagattcattttttataccagtcaaatgtcaaaaaaataaaactggtataacgctccgttctattttctgcagatttgaaccacgattgaatcacgaaattaaaatattttccaattgttttggtttatgaatgcgtcattttatctaaggatcaatccactttgcaattacggcgcctttcttggcgccaacatgatgatttcatttaattgaaaatttgaaaatcatgaaTAGAATTATTACCACACtcttagagtgaaatcaggagtgattcagtttcattccaaattttcgacccctattctagtttgaatctgaagccaaatagaacaaactcgctggtttccccagcagtgttctattcatgtttttcaaattttcaattaaatgaaatcatcatgttggcgccaagaaaggcgccgtaattgcaaagtggattgatccgtagataaaatgacgcattcatacaccaaaacaattggaaactatttgaatctcgtgattcaatcgtggttcatgGTTTTCATTAATTCttccaaagagctccaaaatattattcaaacaaattcagtattttaggcaggaatcaaaaatcaaatacataggctagatgtaccagttgtggctatagcaccagttgtcgaactagtgctttatatgccaaatggccaatcaaatcaccgcaaaccaagttcatatcgataaagcatattcatatgatacgataaaacctttgatctcctccaaaacaagcaaagcataattgtaaaaaatgattgaatgatgaagaaaacaatgggatttgccaaataaggaaccaaaattaagaatagtgccacaactggtgcatgcgttcctattatggattaatcaattttgataattataacaaattttattgtggttttcacagctgttctaaggagcagaaagtaaaacctttcgcttgatatataaagttcacTAAAAGTTCACAGAAACTTACAAGGTTTATTTCTATATGTAGatgaaacttcttcttcttcttcttggcattacatccccacactgggacagagccgcctcgcagcttagtgttcaataagccttccacagttatcaactgcgaggtttctaagccaagttaccatttttgcattcgtatatcatgaggctatgatggctacgatgatacttttatgcccagggaagtcgagacaattttccaatctgaaaatttcctagaccggcaccgggaatcgaacccagccaccctcagcatggtcttgctttgtagccacgcgtcttaccgcacggctaatgaGGGTAGATGAAACTATTTGGTATAATATTATGATGGGGAGAGAGGCCTAAAAAAGAtctccaaatataaataatgtaaCGAAACCAGATGATCGTAACCACACTTCTTAGATTTGATTATTCTGACCCAAATGGCAACTAATCTAGCGATTTTGCTAGtttcagggtttcgacttttcgtttcaataagACCAAAggaagcgtttttcgggccaagggagaatattttttcgttgtttatattGAGGATCatttttcacccatcaatcttttctctagaatcagccttggaagataaatgAAAATCTTGctaattagatgaaaatcctttttcgtttcattactattaccgctcactcacttttcgcgagaattatcgcagaacaataaaattgtatggccgcgccgggattcgaatcCAGAATAGTAACagtaatagctgtggggatgcgcttactctagccacaccaccacgctatctgtatggaagtgataagttatttgttccacataagctactaccatttgcttTTATGATGCTACGAAAAAACTCGAatgtgaaagaaaaagagcaaaccaacgtttggcggcaatcgaagtgagcgataaatggttatcactctctaGGCAGTTTTTCTTACCCAAAAAGCGATTTCTtcccgaaaattttcgtgagggagcatcctgtgctcccgagattgagtgagcattacgaactcTGGCtagtttgcttcgaaatttTTCCAATCGTAGTATTTTTATGGTTTTATATCTGTCAACAATGAAATACTTCACAATCtctcaatctcaaaaaataacgtGAACTGGTTATCTAGTCATGTCATTTATATAATATTCCGGCAGAGGTATTGTAAATTTAGCGCCGTCTTAAACTCCCGttcaaaaatattgtcccaccaaaatataTTTCCACCAGTTCCTCCATACATGAGTGACGTCTTAACTGCAAAAACGATGGTTCAAGAACGACGTAAAGCAAAATCGGTAGTgtgaacatttgttttggtactacaacaccacagacaaacagacataacactcgtcaaatttccatcgttcactgatttactggtaaATTCAAATAATATCAGTTGGTCAATCGATCACTaggggcgcgcgcatcggatttgctagagtttgacgtttgctcactactgccatctggatcttgatttgcccaactaactgaaatcaacagatgtcgttagtgtttgaacgacgatgaatttgataagtgaatgttcaatgtgttatgtctgtttgtctgtgacaacacggtagtctattcctcAGTGAAAAAGCAATagatagatttctcaaaaagtattgcaagCTGTTACTACCCAAGTACTACTTCTTAGCAAACCACACCTTGGATGGTTGGTTGGAAATATGTTCATATAAGGTTAGAAAAGATTTTAAGAGAAAAAGGCTGGTATTCAAAGCATCCTTTTTACACATCAACTACACAGTCTTATTAAGGTACTCAAGCACTTTCAGGTGGTGTAAATTAAGCcgagaataaaacagttttgcttggtaatcttttaattaattgattaagcGATCTACAATTTATATACTTTATCTATGAGTGTAGAAACGTGTATCCTGAAATTTAAAGCACTTTCATGAGGAGTGTGGTTCAATATCTTCAGACAATAGTATACTCTATCCTATTCAATAACATAACATTGTTACGCTCTCCGTGTAAACAAAAATTAGctcgttgtagaaaaaaaaagttttttctcgtatcgtgcaaaatgaatgcaactttgttaaactttggagtttttttcacacagttgtgtaaacatagaatcgagagtattccattacctatgagataaaattggccaacccttgaaaatatatacacccggtatgtattttctgctagaactcgTATAAAAAATTAatgtatttttggacatttatttttaaagggcTATTTTACCCTACCCTCCCCTAataaaaaatcctgatttttaatttctacttagacaaaaaagtttgaaaagttttcaccaGATGTAGGTGTaacataagtagggtcgaaatttatgcgaactttcttttgaataaacagtgttgcagaaaattgcgattttcttggaaattcttgagttggcgcttctgaattatatatgagatgaaagctctttagttccttaattgccttacgggtttagttttttatcctagatctgttggtgaaaaatattccctttggaaaaacgacaattttttaacgaaaaagttcattttctcctaaagtaaacaattTTATAACCATATCAGTATAAAGTACTAGttgagtagaaaaagcgtgcaaaatttaaacaaaatcggtcagtcattgccaaagttattgcattttttttggttttggcgatttttgaacaataatttttgaagggccgttttaccccacttcccctgattgaaaaaacctcaaaatttgcaaaatgtcttctcttacatatatgaacaaaccctgaaaatttcatccaaatcggagaatatcgatacaagagggggtcgcgcttctcgcgtaCTGGCTcttaaggcagtttcaaaccgaggaAAATTGGTCGGATTAAAGGCTAGATATAAGGTCCTCACTGCAGCCCAAAAAATGATCTTAGGCCTTTTTTGGTTATAATTGGGACCACGGGACAATTTACTGAAGCAAACTCCGGAATAAGGCACTGCatggaaacatctctttctttttcgttcctcataaattttgacgtttactggccttgttgttttctaaattctttgcagcgagaaagagacaaagcagtccgtgcagtgccctattcgaTTATATGGAGTGATAGTTGAAAGTGGTTGAAAGTTTTACCACCATGTTTGGTCAAATACCTCGAAATTGgtaaaatttagaaaactgGTGTCTTCTACAATGTCATTCGAATAGTCagaaccaggcttgtaaaatgtcatctgcatgtcatttgactaatttgtacataactttctttagaaaccaaatttatttcataattttagatgtactcataacgattgagtagggctatatttttgtccaagggtacattgctctaaatataacatctgaggctagagagtgaaaactctccaaaatgtcacgtgtcatttgacataatgtcatttgaatgacattttgccttccacgccccagattacatatttacagcaatgtcttgttagacaaagttgtaggtacatttaagcgctataagttcgtcatgaATTGATAGttaccttctggaaaaagttctgggaaaattatacaaatgaatgcaaatgacattttacaacactggtcagAACCATCATGATAAAGGTAAGTTTAGTTTAGAATTCGCCCGCTTGGCAGCGCTAGTATATGATGAATAACTTGTTAGGTGAGATATCTTGCAAACTATGGGATTTAGCATGCTCTCATCTTcttcaaagttgttcgggtaaaAATAATTATCACAATGGAGGccaatttattttggaattcaacCGTTTGGCGGCGTTAGGAATTATATAAGGAACTATTTTTTAGGGgagatatctcggaatctgtaGGATTTAGAATGTTATCGATTCCCACAAAGGTTTTCGGCTGGTaataatcaaattaattcatgtggAAGCGGAATTAGTTTGGAATAAAACCGCTTGTTGGCGCTAAAATATGAGAATTATTTCTAAGGTGAGATATCTTCCTATCTGTGAGATTTAGGTTGCTCGGGTGGCAATATCCATGGAAGCAGAACTAGTTTGGAATTCATTCGCTTGGTGGCACTAGTGAATGAGGAATTGCTTGTTACGTGAGATATATCGAAATCTGTTAGATTTAGAAAGTTACCGTCTTCTACGAAGCTGTTCGGTTGGTAAAAGTCAATATGGAAGCAGGttaatttaggaattcattcgcttggcggcgctagtgtagaGGAATCACTTTTCAAGCTAAATAAATCGCAATCTGTAGAATTTTGAAAGCTGTCATCTtcaaaaaagttgttcgggtgatATAAGTCAATATTTAAGcagaattattttggaattcaacCACTTGGCGGCGCCAGTGTATGAGAAATTACTTGTTAGTTGTTCAGGTTGTAAAAGCCCATATGGAAACAGGTTTAGTTAGGAATTCAACCGCTTGACCATACTAGTGTGTGAGAAATCACTTGTTCGAATAAATATCTTGAATCTGTGACATTTAGAAAGCTCTCGTCTTCAACAAAGATGTTCGGGTGGTGAAAGCCAATATAGAGACAGTATTGATTGGGAATTCAGCCGCTTGGCAGTGCTAGTGTATGAGGATTTACTTACTTGGTTAGATATGTAGCAATCTGtggaatttagaaaattgtCATCTTTATCCAAATCGCTCGAGTGGTAGAAGTTGATAATAAAGCAGGTTTATAGTTTGGAGTTCCCCAATATACTGAAATGTAGTAGGTAGGCCAAGAAGAATAttacttgaaaaaaattaagaaatgaaATCTGTCCCGCGTATTATTCAGCATCAATTTTATTCAGCTATTAAGGTCACAAATAAAtaagatgcttatttgtagcttgcccagggtttgaatccaaaggagaatgagaaaatctctcacttatcacgtctgtatacactctcgataggtagcaaaccgtgagagacgttttcaAGTATTAttatatacaagtgcgatagttttgtttttatggcttgttatgattcggggaggtttttgcctctcttttatcgatttctgcaaaccctgagcTTGTCGTTGTTCGTTGGGAAGtataaaagaaaaaggaaggaagaggaagaaggaataaggaataagaaagataggagaaatgagaaggaagaagaaagaagaaagaaagaaaaagaaagaaagaagaaggaagaataaggaagaaaagaaataattaaggaagaagtaagagggagaaggaaaaagggagaagaaagaagaaataatgaagaagaaagaagaatgaaggaataagaaggaaggaagaatggagtagtaagaagtaaaaaggaagaacaaaaaagaaagaaggaagaagaaggaagaaagaagaaaggagggaCGAGGAAGAATGAAGCAgggataagaaagaaggaaagaggaagaacgaagaaggaatgagggagaatgaagaaagaagaaagaattaagaaggaaTATATGAGAAAAAAGGGataaggaagacagaagaagggataaggaagaaaaaagaagggataaggtagaagaaggaaatagaaagaagaaagaagtgagaaggaagttgaaagaaaaaaaagaaagaagaagaaagaaggaaaaaaaggaaaaaagataaaagaaaaaagaagatagaaggaagaaagaagaaaaatggaagaagggcGAAGGAGCAAGGGAGAAATAAGAAGGCAGaacacacttctcatttcttacttatcacttACTTCTCATTCTGCCTAATGAAGATGCAGTCAGTGAGATTTAGGAAGATACCGGCTTCTACAAAATTGCTAAACTTATGAGATTAGGTGTCTCgcaatatttgttacatttccTACAAATGTTCTCCCCAAAATTCCTaaagattttattattttaaatattgaaaTACGTTTCCATGCGATCACGGGCAGTGTACAGGATGATGATGTGATATCCTACTGGTTCACATATGGTCTGGTTTCatccaaaccgcaccaagcggctttttgactgacctGTGATATTTTGctcgcaaaaggaaaacggaaagtattttatgtcaaaacatgcgtacatttgttgtaggatatcctcatttATGGTGTTGAACGATGTCCGATGCGATTTGTGAttaattgaatctgttaaacgaaaactttggagaaaaaattggaaattttacattggcccttggtgtgatttggcagaaccccgaccatataatggttcaggttcagttcagtcaaagttaattgcatatttccggggattaaaccacccgacttggacattagtTTATAATGTTGTGAAAGCccatgtattggaggtaacttctttcccttcgatgggactcgaacccatcgaagggaaagtggttacctccaatacattttccaaatcaatatcttccacataatgtacttATTCACATatgatttttcacaacattataaaataatgtccaagtcgggtggtttaatctccGGAAATATGCAATTAACTTTGACTGAACAGATGTGATGGTATGTTTTCACGATTCAGTAATGAACCCATCAAATGATCTTTGATTTGAACTCGTCGAGTAAACTTTAAAGCATTATTAATCTTCTATACAATCATTTTTACTGGAAGAACTGCATAAAAAACTGCAACTTCCAATATCTTACATGTTTCAACACACTCAACCCCCCAGATACAACTCTAAATGTATAAATTCCAGAATAGTTTCTAAGGGGATTgatttatgctagttttatagagGATTTATTACGACATGTAGAAatgcttaaagttttattttggttttatataGTTATCATTTATATAGATCCGCAAGAGTCCTTGAGAACTACGTTTTGAATTCAATATAAAACCACAGctatttaagttttataatgctCCTGTGTTCCTCCTCAGAGCTAAAAAATGGAACCGACATAAAGACAGCAGTTAAGTTATATGTTGGTTTTGAACAAGACTTATGAAAGCTGCTTCGTAGAGTCCTGTATAAAACCCACATATAGCCTTTAATCCTGAAGAAGACCTGCATAGGAATACGAAGCTTTAAACTACTACTATGAATAGAAACCAAATATCAAATACAGCACCCACGGAAGTCTTTTCATTTCGATTTcagtcgaaaatgaaaaaaacatgaaaaaaacaaACAGTATTTGTCGATAAGGGgaatgaaaatatgtatttgtaTGGAACTCGTCTTATGTATGGAACATGCTTTGCCAATTCTGACCTTCATAACAACGATTTTCACCACCCGAGcaattttgtagaagacggccaCTTTTTAAATCTAACAGCTATCTAACCTGAAGTGTAAATCTTTACCAGCCAAACAACTGTACAGAAAACGGCAAACTTTCAAATCTTATGGATTGTGAGATGTCTAAACTAAGGGGCTAAGTCCATATacccagggctggtagcgaccgatgcagctcaaaaaagtgactttagtgaccaaaactgacgaaaaaagggaccaaatagtgactttcagttgcagaaaaagtgaccaaatagtgactttcagtttcagtcactaagttcgatgagacgaaaataagcgtttttgggtcgaatgagaatcatccttcactcaccactcttttgCCTTAGAACGAACTTAGAAGAGAAATGAaaatcgtacacgctaacttttatctactcagtaaaattgtattggccTTCTTTttaatcccacggaaattttattaaatatcagtcaaaaacagtagttacatagttttgagtagtcttccgagaaaatcaaatttttacgccgctggaagtgagcgaaacatggtTATCACTCATAAGACCTGTTTCCTTTTCTGAAAAATGAGAATCAGTGAAAATTAAGTTCACTGGATTAGCTGAATACctatttaagaaagatgcacgatttatcataggtgccacggaagttattggaattttcagtgCAAGAAAAAACAACGGTACGGATCGTTTGGGTAGAAAACggaacaaaaattatgaagatccagtacaacgagcctgggattgaacgctcaACCTCCTGCTTATACTGCAGGAACATATGCTC
The nucleotide sequence above comes from Armigeres subalbatus isolate Guangzhou_Male chromosome 3, GZ_Asu_2, whole genome shotgun sequence. Encoded proteins:
- the LOC134226773 gene encoding 4'-phosphopantetheine phosphatase isoform X2, which gives rise to MSLPVRFRLLQDVDNYCPDTLDLSLDSEAKAYWFKCFNRLVMKFEQQAAKSQHADPTAVDRAAQFRTYYLDQLQQLQQDKSGLTPKPLSIRDLLELNETSLRRFGFDDPWKEQKRVENKASIKKLSSRLQYIDQIVDTRTKWTEIIKGVLAGNMFDWGAQAVAQILENDANFGLEEALDQIQKRPWLIDCLDQWLDRTQEPAHQCATIFTDNSGIDIVLGILPLVRQLLIQKTKVLLCANIKPALNDITYDELQDLIKQCCTKCAIINEAYEQGRLQIFGNEQNGPCLDFRLLTAELCDEILKSDLLIIVGMARALHTNLNAKFTCETLKLAVVKNEWLAKRLGGETFSVICKYENI
- the LOC134226773 gene encoding 4'-phosphopantetheine phosphatase isoform X1, which codes for MSDWLSNSVACDCYDKLSMLTYSHCTINLSKYSFIMSLPVRFRLLQDVDNYCPDTLDLSLDSEAKAYWFKCFNRLVMKFEQQAAKSQHADPTAVDRAAQFRTYYLDQLQQLQQDKSGLTPKPLSIRDLLELNETSLRRFGFDDPWKEQKRVENKASIKKLSSRLQYIDQIVDTRTKWTEIIKGVLAGNMFDWGAQAVAQILENDANFGLEEALDQIQKRPWLIDCLDQWLDRTQEPAHQCATIFTDNSGIDIVLGILPLVRQLLIQKTKVLLCANIKPALNDITYDELQDLIKQCCTKCAIINEAYEQGRLQIFGNEQNGPCLDFRLLTAELCDEILKSDLLIIVGMARALHTNLNAKFTCETLKLAVVKNEWLAKRLGGETFSVICKYENI